One window from the genome of Mauremys mutica isolate MM-2020 ecotype Southern chromosome 4, ASM2049712v1, whole genome shotgun sequence encodes:
- the PRRT2 gene encoding proline-rich transmembrane protein 2 isoform X2 — translation MVEDEGESEEGPQQNGQAVGVGGAPYPPPVPGPLDAVRPHPPTPAPARSKSASLGDLGGKASANGGPRGRGSLVGSQVHLAGAGSPRPSLSRQPSGAEGGPGAEKPRDYILLAALSCFCPIWPINIVAFVYSVMSRNSLQQGDLDGARRLGRVAKLLSVVALLGGIVIIILSVAINFGLFQ, via the exons ATGGTGGAGGATGAGGGGGAGTCAGAGGAGGGGCCCCAGCAAAATGGCCAGGccgtgggtgtggggggtgccccctaccccccccctgtcccaggccccctCGATGCCGTTaggcctcacccccccaccccagcccccgctCGCTCCAAATCAGCCTCCCTGGGCGACCTGGGGGGCAAGGCCAGCGCCAACGGGGGgccgcgggggcggggcagcctgGTGGGGTCCCAGGTGCATCTGGCAGGGGCAGGGTCGCCCCGTCCCAGCCTGAGCCGCCAGCCCTCGGGGGCCGAGGGGGGCCCGGGGGCCGAGAAGCCGCGGGATTATATCCTGCTGGCCGCCCTCTCCTGCTTCTGCCCCATCTGGCCCATCAACATCGTCGCCTTCGTGTACTCGGTCATG TCCCGGAACAGCCTGCAGCAGGGGGACCTGGACGGGGCGCGGCGGCTCGGCCGCGTAGCCAAACTGCTGAGCGTGGTGGCCCTCCTTGGGGGCATCGTCATCATCATCCTCTCGGTCGCCATCAACTTCGGCC tgtTCCAGTGA
- the PRRT2 gene encoding proline-rich transmembrane protein 2 isoform X1, which translates to MVEDEGESEEGPQQNGQAVGVGGAPYPPPVPGPLDAVRPHPPTPAPARSKSASLGDLGGKASANGGPRGRGSLVGSQVHLAGAGSPRPSLSRQPSGAEGGPGAEKPRDYILLAALSCFCPIWPINIVAFVYSVMSRNSLQQGDLDGARRLGRVAKLLSVVALLGGIVIIILSVAINFGHKKKRGPKMPVGPLCREGTCLHPSLPSPKRTDEAAPAMETPDPLLPAAWGRGQPGAGILGPAAEHRRKE; encoded by the exons ATGGTGGAGGATGAGGGGGAGTCAGAGGAGGGGCCCCAGCAAAATGGCCAGGccgtgggtgtggggggtgccccctaccccccccctgtcccaggccccctCGATGCCGTTaggcctcacccccccaccccagcccccgctCGCTCCAAATCAGCCTCCCTGGGCGACCTGGGGGGCAAGGCCAGCGCCAACGGGGGgccgcgggggcggggcagcctgGTGGGGTCCCAGGTGCATCTGGCAGGGGCAGGGTCGCCCCGTCCCAGCCTGAGCCGCCAGCCCTCGGGGGCCGAGGGGGGCCCGGGGGCCGAGAAGCCGCGGGATTATATCCTGCTGGCCGCCCTCTCCTGCTTCTGCCCCATCTGGCCCATCAACATCGTCGCCTTCGTGTACTCGGTCATG TCCCGGAACAGCCTGCAGCAGGGGGACCTGGACGGGGCGCGGCGGCTCGGCCGCGTAGCCAAACTGCTGAGCGTGGTGGCCCTCCTTGGGGGCATCGTCATCATCATCCTCTCGGTCGCCATCAACTTCGGCC ACAAGAAAAAGCGCGGGCCCAAGATGCCGGTGGGACCCCTCTGCCGGGAGGGGACATGTTTACATcccagcctcccttcccccaaacggACGGATGAAGCAGCACCAGCGATGGAGACCCCAGacccccttctccctgctgcctggggacgcggccagccaggagctgggatTTTGGGGCCTGCAGCAGAACATAGAAGAAAGGAATGA
- the CDIPT gene encoding CDP-diacylglycerol--inositol 3-phosphatidyltransferase: protein MMKDENIFLFVPNLIGYARILLLFVAFYFMPSDPGPAAASYLLSGLLDAFDGHAARALNQGTRFGAMLDMLTDRCATMCLLVNLALLDPPRALLYQLSMSLDVASHWLHLHSSVVRGSDSHKSIDLTGNPVLRVYYTSRPVLFLMCAGNELFYCMLYLLHFTEGPAVLPGRLGLFRLILWVSTPITALKSLISLVHLVSASCNMAALDAAERAKKK, encoded by the exons ATGATGAAGGACGAAAACATTTTCCTCTTCGTGCCAAACCTCATTG GCTACGCCCGGATCCTTCTCCTCTTTGTCGCCTTTTATTTCATGCCGAGCGACCCCGGCCCGGCCGCCGCCTCCTACCTGCTCAGCGGCCTGCTGGACGCGTTTGACGGCCACGCAGCCCGGGCCCTCAACCAAG ggacCCGGTTCGGTGCCATGCTGGATATGCTGACTGATCGCTGCGCCACCATGTGCCTGCTGGTGAACCTGGCCCTGCTGGACCCGCCCCGCGCCCTCCTCTACCAGCTCAGCATGAGCCTGGACGTCGCCAGCCACTGGCTGCACCTGCACAg CTCCGTGGTTCGGGGCAGCGACAGTCACAAGAGCATCGACCTGACGGGGAATCCGGTGCTGCGGGTATATTACACCTCGCGG CCCGTCCTCTTCCTCATGTGTGCAGGGAACGAGCTCTTCTACTGCATGCTGTACCTGCTGCACTTCACCGAGGGGCCTGCAG tgctccccggacgcctgggtcttTTCCGTCTCATCCTCTGGGTCTCGACCCCCATCACCGCCCTCAAGTCCCTTATCAGCCTCGTGCACCTCGTCTCTGCCTCCTGCAATATGGCCGCCCTGGACGCGGCCGAGCGGGCCAAGAAGAAgtag
- the LOC123369168 gene encoding uncharacterized protein LOC123369168 yields the protein MSGAPSPSNQPLGDPPPHTVATATASPAVGYQLVQHPKKGLLALGPMEQGADSDPPHSPPLCAMQGTPLAMSAERAELLVSTLASTARLVHRAGEAQKSAQLACFHAGQALAQAGEVLSLSKQSYLQARRLGDGLLGSLPQPDYRGLFQCLARPPLAYEEFRAMLRRAESTLLHPIFQSTGPPQSQQAPSPDCHSLSGCAHDSTLGRTQASGPQGSPCARETDEDSTEEEEGRSLQVRGRDPSRHRQVEAVRLEERMGGAFVTQRRRSPRRSPSGSLEALSPLVSEQELSTIQPLMRCPSRQGGPGKFLSKVTRRDRPPGETSDSDTDQSEALAKDRA from the exons ATGTCTGGAGCCCCGTCTCCTAGCAACCAGCCTCTAGGCgatcccccgccccacacagttGCCACAGCAACAGCCTCCCCGGCAGTTGGGTACCAGCTTGTGCAGCATCCCAAGAAGGG gtTATTGGCTCTAGGACCCATGGAGCAGGGTGCAGACTccgaccccccccactcccctcccctctgcgccATGCAGGGGACCCCCCTCGCCATGTCAGCAGAGAGGGCCGAGCTGCTGGTGAGCACCCTGGCCAGCACTGCCCGGCTGGTGCACAGGGCCGGAGAGGCCCAGAAATCTGCCCAG ctggcCTGTTTCCATGCGGGGCAGGCGCTGGCCCAGGCGGGGGAGGTGCTGTCTCTCTCCAAGCAGAGCTACCTGCAGGCCCGACGCCTGGGAGATGGgctgctgggctccctgccgcagccggACTATCGGGGGCTCTTCCAGTGCCTGGCCCGGCCCCCCCTGGCCTACGAGGAGTTCAGAGCGATGCTGCGCCGGGCCGAGAGCA ccctgctgcaccccatctTCCAGAGCACAgggcccccccagagccagcaggCACCCAGCCCCGACTGCCACAGCCT TTCAGGCTGCGCCCATGACAGCACCCTGGGCAGGACACAGGCATCCGGGCCCCAGGGATCCCCCTGTGCCAGGGAGACA GACGAGGACAgcaccgaggaggaggaggggaggtcgCTGCAGGTCCGGGGCCGTGACCCCTCCCGCCACAGACAG GTGGAGGCCGTGCGGCTGGAGGAACGGATGGGGGGGGCCTTTGTGACCCAGCGGCGCCGCTCCCCCCGGCGCTCCCCGTCCGGCAGCCTGGAGGCTCTGTCCCCCCTGGTCTCCGAGCAGGAGCTCAGCACCATCCAG cccctgatGCGCTGCCCCTCCCGCCAGGGGGGGCCCGGCAAgttcctgagcaaagtgacccGCCGGGACCGGCCCCCCGGCGAGACCTCGGACAGCGACACCGACCAATCGGAGGCCTTGGCCAAGGACCGCGcgtag